Proteins encoded within one genomic window of Amorphoplanes friuliensis DSM 7358:
- a CDS encoding DUF1152 domain-containing protein: MLLAGAGGGFDIYAGLPLAFALRDAGVDVHLANLSFTQLGLLDLEAWLDPDLALIMPDTRGPDDYFPERTLARWLAAHDMPPAVHAFPRTGVQPLRAAYQNLITRYAVDAIVLVDGGTDILMRGDEAGLGTPEEDMASLGAVAGLDVPTRLVTCLGFGIDAYHGVNHVQVLENLATLDRDGAYLGALSIPGHGREAALYRDAVADAQATTPMRPSIVQGQIAAATRGASGNEQFTTRTADSTLFVNPLMAVYFTVDLPALARHNLYLDRLEDTVGMRQISTRIERFRAGITPRLARTYPH; the protein is encoded by the coding sequence GTGCTCCTCGCGGGCGCCGGTGGCGGTTTCGACATATATGCCGGGTTACCGCTGGCGTTCGCCCTGCGCGACGCCGGCGTGGATGTCCACCTGGCCAACCTGTCCTTCACCCAGCTGGGCCTGCTCGACCTCGAAGCCTGGCTCGACCCGGACCTGGCGCTGATCATGCCGGACACCCGCGGACCCGACGACTACTTCCCCGAGCGGACCCTCGCGCGGTGGCTCGCGGCCCACGACATGCCGCCGGCCGTGCACGCCTTCCCGCGGACCGGCGTCCAGCCGCTCCGCGCGGCCTACCAAAACCTGATCACCCGGTACGCCGTGGACGCGATCGTGCTGGTCGACGGTGGCACGGACATCCTGATGCGCGGTGACGAGGCCGGGCTGGGCACGCCGGAGGAGGACATGGCGAGCCTGGGCGCCGTGGCCGGACTCGACGTGCCGACCCGGCTGGTGACCTGCCTCGGCTTCGGCATCGACGCGTACCACGGCGTCAACCACGTCCAGGTGCTGGAAAATCTCGCCACGCTGGACCGCGACGGCGCCTACCTGGGTGCTCTGTCCATCCCCGGCCACGGCCGGGAGGCGGCGCTCTACCGCGACGCGGTCGCCGACGCCCAGGCCACGACCCCGATGCGGCCGAGCATCGTGCAGGGCCAGATCGCCGCGGCCACCCGCGGCGCCAGCGGCAACGAGCAGTTCACGACCCGCACGGCGGACAGCACGCTCTTCGTCAACCCGCTGATGGCCGTCTACTTCACCGTCGACCTCCCGGCCCTGGCCCGCCACAACCTCTACCTCGACCGCCTCGAGGACACCGTCGGCATGCGCCAGATCAGCACCCGCATCGAGAGGTTCCGAGCCGGGATCACCCCCCGGCTGGCGCGCACCTACCCGCACTGA
- a CDS encoding S1C family serine protease, with the protein MTTAYDPFGVPGPRRAPQDPLLSLPDHPSGEWATAPRAVPRIGHPRPARRAPGPYLPSPTGAAPYPVVAEPSSEPAVLNGRGRSRLMTILLVIVLLLVAGWQAWRLDRVDHRLVTSTEQLTAAIGRQDQLADRADRLEKQLAAVFDPEAISQTVLPSVFRVRAGNFTGTAFSVGDKAADGQANLLTNYHVVESVWESGNRKVFLERGKDELSATIVKVSKNKDLALLRANRKIAGLDTAPATVKPGQQVVVVGAPLGLEDTVTTGVVSAYRPDDAEGPSIQFDAPINPGNSGGPVVNSEDEVIGLATAKARDAEGIGIAVPIKTACDAFKVC; encoded by the coding sequence ATGACGACTGCCTACGACCCCTTCGGGGTGCCGGGCCCGCGCCGGGCACCGCAGGATCCGCTGCTCAGCCTGCCCGACCACCCCTCGGGTGAGTGGGCCACCGCGCCGCGTGCCGTCCCGCGGATAGGGCATCCGCGCCCGGCCCGCCGTGCCCCCGGGCCGTACCTGCCGTCGCCCACGGGCGCCGCGCCCTATCCGGTGGTCGCCGAACCGTCGAGCGAGCCTGCTGTCCTCAACGGCCGCGGCCGGAGCCGGCTGATGACAATTCTGCTGGTCATCGTGCTGCTGCTGGTCGCCGGCTGGCAGGCCTGGCGCCTGGACCGGGTCGACCACCGCCTCGTGACCAGCACCGAACAGCTCACGGCGGCGATCGGCCGCCAGGATCAGCTCGCGGATCGGGCCGACCGGCTGGAGAAGCAGCTCGCCGCGGTCTTCGACCCCGAGGCGATCTCACAGACCGTGCTCCCGAGCGTCTTCCGGGTCCGGGCCGGCAACTTCACCGGTACGGCGTTCTCGGTCGGCGACAAGGCGGCGGACGGCCAGGCGAACCTGCTGACGAACTACCACGTGGTCGAGTCGGTGTGGGAGTCCGGTAACCGCAAGGTCTTCCTCGAGCGTGGCAAGGACGAGCTGTCCGCGACCATCGTCAAGGTCAGCAAGAACAAGGATCTGGCGCTGCTCCGCGCCAACCGCAAGATCGCCGGGCTCGACACCGCCCCCGCCACGGTCAAGCCGGGCCAGCAGGTGGTGGTCGTCGGCGCGCCGCTCGGCCTCGAGGACACCGTGACGACGGGTGTTGTCAGCGCCTACCGGCCCGACGACGCCGAGGGCCCGTCGATCCAGTTCGACGCGCCGATCAACCCGGGCAACTCCGGCGGACCCGTGGTGAACAGCGAGGACGAGGTCATCGGACTCGCCACCGCAAAAGCCCGTGACGCCGAGGGCATCGGTATCGCCGTACCGATCAAGACCGCTTGTGACGCCTTCAAGGTCTGTTAG
- the wrbA gene encoding NAD(P)H:quinone oxidoreductase type IV: protein MAAVKLAIIYYSSTGTIHSMAERLSQAGEKAGAEVRVRQVGELAPPEAIASNAAWSQHFDKTKNEPKATADDVVWADAVLFGTPTRYGNVASQLKQFMDTLGPQWQQGLLADKAYAGFTATMTAHGGQESTLLALYNTIHHWGGVVAAPGYTDPLKFADGNPYGVSHVTGGNNDAPLTEVQNAALDHLAQRIIKIGGRLRD from the coding sequence GTGGCTGCCGTGAAACTGGCGATCATCTACTACTCGTCGACGGGCACGATCCACAGCATGGCGGAGCGGCTCTCGCAGGCCGGTGAGAAGGCCGGCGCCGAGGTGCGGGTCCGCCAGGTGGGGGAGCTCGCGCCGCCGGAGGCCATCGCGTCGAACGCGGCGTGGAGTCAGCACTTCGACAAGACCAAGAACGAGCCCAAGGCCACGGCTGACGACGTCGTCTGGGCGGACGCGGTGCTCTTCGGGACCCCGACCCGGTACGGCAACGTCGCCAGCCAGCTCAAGCAGTTCATGGACACCCTCGGCCCGCAGTGGCAGCAGGGTCTGCTCGCCGACAAGGCGTACGCGGGCTTCACCGCGACGATGACCGCGCACGGCGGCCAGGAGTCGACGCTGCTCGCGCTGTACAACACGATCCACCACTGGGGTGGCGTGGTGGCGGCGCCCGGCTACACCGACCCGCTCAAGTTCGCCGACGGCAACCCGTACGGTGTCTCGCACGTGACCGGGGGTAACAACGACGCCCCGCTGACCGAGGTTCAGAACGCGGCGCTCGACCACCTGGCCCAGCGCATCATCAAGATCGGTGGCCGGCTCCGCGATTAG
- the hemG gene encoding protoporphyrinogen oxidase, whose protein sequence is MRKRVAVVGGGIAGLAAAVRIRDRAPADTEIIVYEQSGRLGGKLRTGELAGTVVERGAESFLIGGPDGGESAAVRFVRRVGLGDSLVHPAAVPAALAIAGRLEPVPKGTLVGVPGDLTSLGAVARPAADADRDEGRPLLAPGADIAVGALVRARYGDEVADRLVDPMLGGVYAGRADRLSLATTMPALARTARTEHTLAGAVRAAQAASVRVPGRPIFGAVAGGMGRLVAAAAGPRRPAQPRPAVRELARTSHGWRLLIGPVWEPQTDDVDAVVLAVPARPASRLISGLDLSAAAEIEELDYASVALAAFALPPGTPLPDLSGFLVPPTEGTLVKAATFFTHKWSHLHREGGPVIIRASLGRVGEEERLQHDDTVLAATAHAELGKLLGDALPPPVASWVQRWGGGLPQYAPGHLDRVALARAALATSPGLSLAGAAFDGVGIPACVASGEKAADDVLKYLEER, encoded by the coding sequence GTGCGGAAGCGTGTTGCGGTCGTGGGTGGCGGAATCGCCGGGCTCGCTGCCGCCGTACGGATCCGGGACCGCGCCCCCGCCGACACCGAGATCATCGTGTACGAGCAGTCGGGCCGTCTCGGCGGCAAACTGCGCACCGGTGAGCTGGCCGGCACCGTCGTCGAGCGGGGCGCCGAGTCGTTCCTGATCGGTGGCCCGGACGGTGGTGAGTCCGCAGCTGTGCGCTTCGTCCGCCGGGTCGGCCTCGGCGACTCCCTCGTGCACCCGGCCGCTGTGCCGGCGGCGCTGGCCATCGCCGGGCGCCTCGAGCCGGTGCCGAAGGGCACGCTGGTGGGCGTACCCGGTGATCTGACGTCCTTGGGGGCAGTGGCGCGACCGGCGGCGGACGCCGACCGCGACGAGGGCCGCCCGCTGCTCGCGCCCGGCGCCGACATCGCCGTGGGCGCGCTGGTCCGGGCCCGGTACGGCGACGAGGTGGCCGACCGGCTCGTCGATCCGATGCTCGGCGGTGTCTACGCGGGCCGCGCCGACCGGCTGTCCCTGGCGACCACCATGCCCGCGCTGGCCCGCACCGCCCGCACCGAGCACACCCTGGCCGGCGCTGTCCGCGCTGCTCAGGCCGCGTCCGTGCGGGTGCCGGGGCGACCGATCTTCGGCGCGGTCGCCGGCGGGATGGGCCGCCTGGTCGCCGCCGCCGCGGGGCCGCGGCGCCCGGCTCAGCCTCGGCCTGCCGTCCGCGAGCTGGCCCGGACCTCGCACGGGTGGCGGCTGCTGATCGGCCCGGTGTGGGAGCCGCAGACCGACGACGTCGACGCCGTGGTGCTCGCCGTGCCCGCGCGCCCGGCGTCCCGGCTGATCTCCGGCCTCGACCTGTCCGCGGCCGCCGAGATCGAGGAGCTCGATTACGCCAGCGTCGCGCTGGCCGCGTTTGCGCTGCCTCCGGGCACACCGCTGCCCGACCTGTCGGGATTTCTGGTGCCGCCGACCGAGGGCACGCTGGTCAAGGCGGCGACGTTCTTCACGCACAAGTGGTCCCACCTGCACCGCGAGGGCGGGCCGGTGATCATCCGGGCGTCGCTCGGGCGCGTCGGCGAGGAGGAGCGGTTGCAGCACGACGACACCGTGCTCGCCGCGACCGCTCACGCCGAGCTGGGCAAACTGCTCGGTGACGCGTTGCCGCCACCGGTCGCGTCCTGGGTGCAGCGCTGGGGCGGTGGGCTCCCGCAGTACGCACCCGGTCACCTCGACCGGGTCGCGCTGGCCCGGGCCGCACTCGCCACCAGCCCCGGCCTCTCCCTGGCCGGCGCCGCCTTCGACGGCGTCGGCATCCCAGCCTGTGTAGCCAGCGGCGAGAAGGCCGCCGACGACGTCTTGAAATACTTGGAGGAGCGATGA
- a CDS encoding thiolase family protein: MPRVSREVVFVDGVRTPFGKAGGMYAETRADDLVIRCIRELMRRNPQLPPERVDEVAIAATTQTGDQGLTIGRTAALLSGLPKTVPGYAIDRMCAGAMTAVTNVAGGIAMGAYDVAIAGGVEHMGHHPMGEGVDPNPRILAEKLVDPSALVMGSTAENLHDRLPQITKERVDAYGLASQEKTAKAYANGKLQPDMVSVAIRNAEQGWGLATVDEAPRETSMEKLATLKTPFRPHGKVTAGNAAGLNDGATAALLADEETARELGLPVAMRMVSYGFVGVEPEIMGYGPIPSTEKALRLAGLTIDDIGLFELNEAFAVQVLAFLDHYGIADDDPRVNPWGGAIAIGHPLASSGVRLMTQLARHFAEHPEVRYGINAMCIGIGMGGTVIWENPNWEGNDK, from the coding sequence GTGCCCCGAGTAAGCCGCGAGGTCGTCTTCGTCGACGGCGTCCGCACCCCGTTCGGCAAGGCGGGTGGCATGTATGCCGAGACCCGCGCCGACGACCTGGTGATTCGATGCATCCGTGAGTTGATGCGGCGTAATCCGCAGCTTCCGCCCGAGCGTGTGGACGAGGTGGCCATCGCCGCCACCACGCAGACCGGCGACCAGGGGCTGACCATCGGTCGCACGGCCGCCCTGCTGTCCGGGCTGCCCAAGACCGTTCCCGGTTACGCCATCGACCGGATGTGCGCCGGCGCCATGACCGCGGTGACCAACGTCGCCGGTGGCATCGCGATGGGCGCCTACGACGTGGCCATCGCCGGTGGTGTCGAGCACATGGGCCACCACCCGATGGGTGAGGGTGTCGACCCGAACCCCCGGATCCTGGCCGAGAAGCTCGTCGACCCGTCCGCGCTGGTCATGGGTTCGACCGCCGAAAATCTGCACGACCGTCTGCCGCAGATCACCAAGGAGCGTGTCGACGCGTACGGGCTGGCCTCGCAGGAGAAGACGGCCAAGGCGTACGCGAACGGCAAGCTGCAGCCCGACATGGTGTCCGTGGCGATCCGCAACGCCGAGCAGGGCTGGGGTCTGGCGACCGTCGACGAGGCTCCGCGGGAGACGTCGATGGAAAAGCTGGCCACGCTCAAGACGCCGTTCCGGCCGCACGGCAAGGTCACCGCGGGCAATGCGGCCGGCCTCAACGACGGCGCCACGGCGGCCCTGCTGGCCGACGAGGAGACCGCGCGTGAGCTGGGACTTCCCGTCGCCATGCGCATGGTCTCGTACGGTTTTGTCGGTGTCGAGCCGGAGATCATGGGTTACGGCCCGATCCCGTCGACCGAGAAGGCCCTGCGTCTCGCCGGTCTGACCATCGACGACATCGGCCTGTTCGAGCTCAACGAGGCCTTCGCCGTGCAGGTCCTGGCGTTCCTCGACCACTACGGCATCGCCGACGACGACCCGCGGGTCAACCCGTGGGGCGGCGCGATCGCGATCGGGCACCCGCTGGCGAGCTCCGGCGTCCGGCTGATGACGCAGCTGGCCCGCCACTTCGCCGAGCACCCCGAGGTCCGGTACGGCATCAACGCCATGTGCATCGGCATCGGCATGGGCGGCACGGTCATCTGGGAGAACCCGAACTGGGAAGGAAACGACAAGTGA
- a CDS encoding DUF3000 domain-containing protein, whose product MAPTSVAPEAFTRAVAGLRAAAPREEILLEEIAAPQRLAPWGFALSATVLRDGDEVASGRLILLHDPDGHDAWQGNLRLVTLITAELESDMAGDPLLPAVAWTWLSDGLDQHAAAYTAIGGTITQTTSTRFGELAGPAPTADLEIRASWTPTSDDLGAHLQGWCTMLASTAGLPPPGVTSLNNRQRADAN is encoded by the coding sequence ATGGCGCCCACGTCCGTTGCACCCGAGGCGTTCACCCGCGCCGTCGCCGGGCTCCGGGCTGCTGCGCCGCGCGAGGAGATCCTGCTCGAGGAGATCGCCGCGCCGCAGCGGCTCGCCCCGTGGGGGTTCGCGCTGAGCGCGACCGTCCTGCGCGACGGTGACGAGGTGGCGAGCGGCCGGCTGATCCTGCTCCACGACCCCGACGGGCACGACGCCTGGCAGGGCAACCTGCGGCTGGTCACCCTGATCACGGCCGAGCTGGAGTCCGACATGGCCGGCGACCCGCTGCTGCCCGCGGTCGCCTGGACCTGGCTCAGCGACGGCCTGGACCAGCACGCGGCGGCCTACACCGCGATCGGCGGCACGATCACCCAGACCACGTCGACCCGCTTCGGCGAGCTCGCCGGTCCGGCGCCGACCGCCGACCTGGAGATCCGCGCCTCGTGGACGCCGACCTCCGACGACCTCGGCGCCCACCTCCAGGGCTGGTGCACGATGCTCGCCTCGACCGCGGGCCTTCCGCCCCCGGGCGTGACATCTCTCAACAACCGCCAGCGGGCGGACGCGAACTAA
- a CDS encoding GNAT family N-acetyltransferase, whose protein sequence is MQPETHVAAFRDLDVSTLYAIMKLRVDVFVVEQKCPYPELDGRDDEPGTRHVWLARGDEILAYLRILDDNGTPRIGRVVTAPDARKGGHASRLMEHALTVIGSRPSTLEAQAHLTGFYSRFGYAEAGPGYLEDGIPHVPMKRA, encoded by the coding sequence ATGCAACCGGAGACCCATGTCGCGGCCTTCCGCGACCTCGACGTCAGCACCCTGTACGCGATCATGAAGCTGCGCGTCGATGTTTTTGTCGTCGAGCAGAAGTGCCCCTACCCCGAGCTGGACGGGCGCGACGACGAGCCCGGCACCCGCCACGTGTGGCTGGCCCGGGGCGACGAGATCCTGGCCTACCTGCGGATCCTCGACGACAACGGCACTCCGCGGATCGGCCGCGTGGTGACGGCGCCGGACGCACGCAAGGGCGGCCACGCGAGCAGGCTCATGGAGCACGCGCTGACGGTGATCGGATCTCGGCCCAGCACGCTCGAGGCCCAGGCGCACCTGACCGGCTTCTACAGCCGTTTCGGGTACGCCGAGGCCGGGCCCGGGTACCTGGAGGACGGCATCCCCCACGTACCCATGAAGCGGGCTTAA
- the hemE gene encoding uroporphyrinogen decarboxylase, which translates to MTTTLQDSVFVRACRGRSVPHTPVWFMRQAGRSLPEYRKIREGVGMLESCRRPDLVTEITLQPVRRHGVDAAILFSDIVVPLAAAGVDLDIVPGTGPVVAEPIRTAADVAALGTLEPGDVSYVDEAVRLLVPELGATPLIGFAGAPFTLASYLIEGGPSRTYLKTKAMMYGDPDLWNELCGKLADITLAFLRVQVGAGVSAVQLFDSWAGALSEADYRRFVLPHSARVLSGLQDAGVPRIHFGVGTGVLLQAMGEAGADVVGVDWRTPLDRATTVIGPDRSVQGNLDPAILFAPWEVVEREARRVVAEGRAAPGHVFNLGHGVMPETDPEVLTRLVELIHTL; encoded by the coding sequence GTGACCACGACTCTCCAGGATTCGGTGTTCGTCCGGGCCTGCCGCGGCCGGTCAGTGCCGCACACGCCCGTCTGGTTCATGCGGCAGGCGGGCCGGTCCCTGCCCGAATATCGCAAGATCCGCGAAGGCGTCGGGATGCTCGAGTCCTGCCGCCGTCCCGACCTGGTCACCGAGATCACCCTCCAGCCGGTACGCCGCCACGGCGTCGACGCGGCCATCCTGTTCAGCGACATCGTGGTGCCGCTGGCCGCCGCGGGTGTCGACCTGGACATCGTGCCCGGCACGGGCCCGGTCGTCGCCGAGCCGATCCGTACGGCCGCCGACGTCGCCGCGCTGGGGACGCTGGAGCCGGGTGACGTGTCGTACGTCGACGAGGCCGTGCGCCTGCTGGTGCCGGAGCTCGGCGCGACGCCGCTGATCGGGTTCGCGGGTGCGCCGTTCACGCTGGCCAGCTATCTCATCGAGGGCGGCCCGTCCCGGACGTACCTGAAGACCAAAGCCATGATGTACGGCGACCCGGACCTCTGGAACGAGCTGTGCGGCAAGCTGGCCGACATCACGCTGGCGTTCCTGCGGGTGCAGGTCGGCGCGGGTGTCAGTGCGGTCCAGCTCTTCGACTCGTGGGCCGGCGCGCTGTCCGAGGCGGACTACCGCCGGTTCGTCCTGCCGCACTCCGCCCGCGTGCTGAGCGGTCTCCAGGATGCGGGTGTCCCGCGGATCCACTTCGGGGTCGGTACGGGTGTGCTGCTCCAGGCCATGGGGGAGGCCGGCGCCGACGTGGTCGGTGTCGACTGGCGCACCCCGCTGGACCGGGCCACGACCGTCATCGGGCCGGACAGGTCGGTGCAGGGCAACCTCGACCCCGCGATCCTCTTCGCGCCCTGGGAGGTCGTCGAGCGCGAGGCCCGCCGGGTCGTCGCCGAGGGCCGCGCCGCGCCCGGGCACGTCTTCAACCTCGGTCACGGTGTCATGCCGGAGACCGACCCCGAGGTCCTCACCCGCCTGGTCGAGCTGATCCACACCCTGTAG
- a CDS encoding isoamylase early set domain-containing protein, with amino-acid sequence MIKRSKLFGNKTRVTFCLPKDAPDGSVSVVGTFNDWEPGLHELKVRRDGMRTVTLRLDPGHYRFRYLASDGVWLDDEHADAVGPQGSELVL; translated from the coding sequence ATGATCAAGCGGAGCAAGCTCTTCGGCAACAAGACCAGGGTGACCTTCTGCCTGCCGAAAGACGCTCCCGACGGGTCGGTGAGCGTGGTCGGCACGTTCAACGACTGGGAACCGGGACTGCACGAGCTCAAGGTGCGCCGGGACGGCATGCGCACTGTGACGCTGAGGCTCGATCCGGGCCACTACCGCTTCCGGTATCTCGCCAGCGACGGTGTCTGGCTCGACGACGAGCACGCGGACGCGGTCGGCCCGCAGGGCAGTGAATTGGTCCTCTGA
- a CDS encoding DUF397 domain-containing protein, with the protein MKKFDADLTNAVWRRSAASEKAGAAAVEVALLDGGGVAVRDGLRPDGDVLFFTPAEWDAFVGGAKDGEFDL; encoded by the coding sequence GTGAAAAAGTTCGATGCTGACCTGACCAACGCCGTGTGGCGACGCAGTGCCGCTTCCGAGAAGGCCGGCGCCGCCGCCGTCGAGGTTGCTCTGCTCGACGGCGGGGGAGTCGCGGTGCGGGACGGTCTGCGCCCCGACGGTGACGTGCTGTTCTTCACCCCGGCCGAATGGGACGCCTTTGTCGGCGGCGCCAAGGACGGCGAGTTCGACCTGTAG
- the hemQ gene encoding hydrogen peroxide-dependent heme synthase — MTDQPQTNAARVKELNATIRYTMWSVFKVASPLPALREDLASEVDALFEQLLGKDVVVRGTYDVSGLRADADILVWWHSESPDALQEAYGLFRRTALGRHLEPVWSQMALHRPAEFNKSHLPAFLAGEEARPYICVYPFVRSYEWYLLPDEERRFMLAEHGKMARGYPDVRANTVASFALGDYEWMLAFEADELHRIVDLMRDLRASTARRHVREEVPFYTGRRRSVTELVATLP, encoded by the coding sequence ATGACCGACCAGCCGCAGACCAACGCCGCGCGGGTCAAGGAGCTGAACGCGACGATCCGCTACACGATGTGGTCGGTCTTCAAGGTCGCCTCGCCGCTCCCCGCCCTGCGTGAGGACCTGGCGAGCGAGGTCGACGCGCTGTTCGAGCAGCTGCTCGGCAAGGACGTCGTCGTCCGTGGCACCTACGACGTGTCCGGCCTGCGCGCCGACGCCGACATCCTGGTCTGGTGGCACTCCGAGTCGCCGGACGCGCTGCAGGAGGCCTACGGGCTGTTCCGGCGTACAGCCCTGGGCCGGCACCTCGAGCCCGTGTGGTCGCAGATGGCACTGCACCGGCCCGCCGAGTTCAACAAGAGCCACCTGCCCGCGTTCCTGGCCGGTGAGGAGGCGCGCCCGTACATCTGCGTCTACCCGTTCGTGCGGTCGTACGAGTGGTACCTGCTCCCCGACGAGGAGCGGCGTTTCATGCTGGCCGAGCACGGCAAGATGGCGCGCGGCTACCCCGACGTGCGGGCCAACACCGTTGCTTCGTTCGCGCTCGGCGACTACGAGTGGATGCTCGCGTTCGAGGCCGACGAGCTGCACCGCATCGTCGACCTGATGCGTGACCTGCGCGCCTCGACGGCCCGCCGGCACGTCCGTGAGGAAGTGCCGTTCTACACGGGCCGCCGTCGGTCGGTCACCGAGCTCGTCGCCACGCTCCCTTAA
- a CDS encoding ribonuclease D translates to MTDEAPLRRRDAPDQAGDGPHAVPPDPMSGGPEPEPARTSVPLTAPRDGTPRPVETAAELAEVVARMAAGTGPVAVDAERASGYRYTQKAYLVQLRRAGSGTVLIDPMPLDDLSTLDEALANTEWVLHAASQDLACLAEIGMKPRKLFDTELAARLAGFERVGLAALTEQLLGYSLEKHHSAADWSTRPLPESWLTYAALDVEMLTDLRDLLAAELDRQGKSAWAAEEFEALVASADRPPRTRPDPWRRTSGIHRVRGARAQSRVRALWYARDGVASRRDSAPGRVLPDSAIIAAAELDPKDERTLLGLPGFGGRSVRRLARVWLDALDAARALPDDELPVNVPVEGPPPPHRWAERDPIAAARLQRCRQVVISTAEAHTLPPENLISPDFIRRLAWSPPEEVTPQAVADTLLGFGARNWQVVLLADNIAKALPEVQPDAQPETPADPAD, encoded by the coding sequence GTGACCGACGAAGCACCCCTGCGCCGTCGGGACGCGCCGGACCAAGCAGGGGACGGACCGCACGCCGTGCCGCCCGACCCGATGTCTGGCGGTCCCGAGCCCGAGCCTGCCCGCACGTCCGTTCCCCTCACGGCGCCCCGGGACGGCACTCCGAGGCCGGTGGAGACCGCCGCTGAGCTGGCCGAAGTTGTCGCGCGCATGGCCGCCGGCACCGGCCCCGTGGCCGTCGACGCGGAACGCGCGTCCGGCTACCGCTACACCCAGAAGGCCTATCTGGTGCAGCTGCGCCGGGCCGGTTCGGGCACCGTCCTGATCGATCCGATGCCCCTGGACGACCTGAGCACGCTCGACGAGGCGCTGGCGAACACCGAGTGGGTGCTGCACGCCGCGAGCCAGGACCTGGCCTGCCTGGCCGAGATCGGCATGAAGCCGCGCAAGCTCTTCGACACCGAGCTCGCCGCCCGACTGGCCGGTTTCGAGCGTGTCGGCCTGGCCGCGCTGACCGAGCAGCTGCTCGGCTATTCGCTGGAGAAGCACCACTCGGCGGCCGACTGGTCGACCCGCCCGCTGCCGGAGTCCTGGCTGACGTACGCCGCCCTGGACGTCGAGATGCTCACCGACCTGCGCGACCTGCTCGCCGCGGAGCTCGACCGGCAGGGCAAGTCCGCCTGGGCCGCCGAGGAGTTCGAGGCCCTCGTGGCCAGCGCCGACCGTCCGCCCCGCACCCGCCCCGACCCGTGGCGCCGCACGTCGGGAATACACCGAGTCCGTGGTGCCCGCGCTCAGTCCCGCGTCCGCGCCCTCTGGTACGCCCGCGACGGCGTGGCGTCCCGCCGCGACTCGGCGCCGGGTCGTGTCCTGCCCGACTCGGCGATCATCGCGGCGGCCGAGCTGGACCCCAAGGACGAACGCACCCTGCTCGGCCTGCCCGGCTTCGGTGGCCGCTCGGTCCGCCGCCTGGCCCGGGTCTGGCTCGACGCGCTCGACGCCGCCCGCGCCCTGCCCGACGACGAGCTGCCGGTGAACGTGCCGGTGGAGGGCCCGCCGCCCCCGCACCGCTGGGCGGAACGCGACCCGATCGCCGCCGCGAGGTTGCAGCGCTGCCGCCAGGTGGTCATCAGCACCGCGGAGGCGCACACCCTGCCGCCGGAAAACCTGATCAGCCCGGACTTCATCCGCCGGCTGGCCTGGTCCCCGCCGGAGGAGGTCACCCCGCAGGCCGTGGCGGACACCCTCCTCGGCTTCGGCGCACGCAACTGGCAGGTCGTCCTGCTCGCCGACAACATCGCCAAGGCCCTGCCCGAGGTGCAGCCCGACGCCCAGCCCGAGACTCCGGCCGACCCGGCAGATTGA